Proteins co-encoded in one Flavobacterium fluviale genomic window:
- a CDS encoding serine hydrolase domain-containing protein has translation MTTSVKFLAVLLIINNISFGQDFTKKIDSIIKDNYQKNPNVGISVGFIKDNKEFYTSYGNLNAETQTKIDKNSVFEIASITKILTSNLIAQAVNENKIKTDDYIDNFLPKEYVLHPNLKNKIKISDLASHQSGLTDIDFGKLIELNPQQPVSSVTQETLTSLINNCTELTDYGKYRYSTIGYTLLGQILEKIYNKSYDEIIREKIIMPLKLKNTFTTDFNVKNITTSHNSEGGIQEFFKWNITAPAGLVKSCTSDMIAYLKAVLYKENKVGKAALITEKIFYKDERREMGLGLNIMTDDKNTIYSKSGDSMGQSSIICYNRNQNWGIIILLDHRKSKMRQELLNQIYDTVLK, from the coding sequence ATGACAACTTCAGTAAAATTTTTAGCAGTACTTTTAATAATAAATAACATTTCTTTTGGACAAGATTTTACCAAAAAAATTGATTCTATAATAAAGGATAATTATCAAAAAAATCCAAACGTGGGAATTAGTGTTGGTTTTATCAAAGACAACAAAGAATTCTATACTTCCTACGGTAATTTAAATGCAGAAACTCAAACTAAAATAGATAAAAACTCTGTATTTGAAATTGCATCGATCACTAAAATTTTGACTTCTAATTTAATTGCGCAGGCAGTAAATGAGAATAAAATTAAAACAGATGATTATATAGACAATTTTCTTCCTAAAGAATATGTTTTACATCCAAATCTTAAAAATAAAATCAAAATTTCAGATCTCGCATCTCATCAATCTGGTTTAACTGACATAGATTTTGGAAAGCTGATAGAGCTTAATCCACAACAGCCAGTAAGCAGCGTGACACAAGAAACTCTGACTTCTTTGATTAATAATTGTACCGAACTTACAGATTATGGAAAGTATCGCTATTCTACGATCGGCTATACACTGCTTGGTCAAATATTAGAAAAAATTTATAATAAAAGCTATGATGAAATTATCAGAGAAAAAATAATTATGCCCTTGAAGCTGAAAAATACTTTTACGACAGATTTTAATGTAAAGAACATTACAACAAGTCATAATTCTGAAGGAGGTATTCAAGAATTTTTTAAATGGAATATTACAGCACCTGCAGGATTAGTAAAATCATGTACTTCTGATATGATCGCATATTTAAAGGCCGTTTTATATAAAGAAAACAAAGTTGGAAAAGCAGCTTTAATTACAGAAAAAATCTTTTATAAAGACGAAAGAAGAGAAATGGGATTAGGCTTAAATATTATGACAGATGACAAAAATACGATTTATTCTAAATCTGGAGATTCTATGGGACAGTCATCTATTATCTGTTACAACAGAAATCAAAATTGGGGAATTATTATACTTCTGGATCACAGAAAGTCAAAAATGAGACAAGAATTACTGAATCAGATTTATGATACTGTCTTGAAATAG
- a CDS encoding HD domain-containing protein translates to MVQQSDWSIDDIQNVWQLVSKLHEGQKYGGVNEGERVEYINHIGSVVFEVLNAVRLTENMNSDLAVKCAMLHDTIEDTELDYEKVSDLFGNQVASGVLALTKNENIQDSFEKMRDSLSRIKQQPIEVWAVKMADRISNLYEPPYYWNDEKKLRYIEEAEIIHDELKDGNEYLAERLKIKIKEYYRFLSSSN, encoded by the coding sequence ATGGTACAACAAAGCGACTGGTCAATAGACGATATTCAGAATGTTTGGCAATTGGTTTCAAAACTTCATGAAGGGCAAAAATACGGCGGAGTTAATGAAGGGGAAAGGGTAGAGTATATCAACCATATTGGAAGTGTTGTTTTTGAAGTTCTAAATGCTGTTCGACTAACAGAAAATATGAATTCTGATTTAGCAGTGAAATGTGCTATGCTGCATGACACAATAGAAGATACCGAACTTGATTATGAAAAAGTAAGTGATTTATTTGGAAACCAAGTTGCATCTGGAGTTCTGGCATTAACCAAAAATGAAAACATTCAAGATTCATTTGAAAAAATGCGTGATAGTTTGAGCAGAATTAAACAGCAGCCTATAGAAGTCTGGGCCGTTAAAATGGCGGATAGAATATCGAATTTGTATGAGCCTCCATATTATTGGAATGATGAAAAAAAATTAAGATATATCGAAGAGGCTGAAATTATACACGATGAATTAAAAGATGGTAACGAATATTTAGCTGAAAGATTAAAAATTAAAATCAAAGAGTATTATCGTTTCTTAAGTTCTTCTAACTAA
- a CDS encoding MarR family winged helix-turn-helix transcriptional regulator: MSKEINFHFKSPKDSPGYLLGQLTMLWQRKLKKVLDPLDLTQTQFVLLAALGWLSKKSDSVTQVDIANQSNADRMMVSKVLRTLQEKGFITRHEHETDTRAKTIRLTNSGETVLQKAIIDVENADIDFFASLDENLSSFNSNMVNLIDRNKAE, from the coding sequence ATGTCTAAAGAAATTAATTTTCATTTTAAAAGTCCAAAAGACAGTCCGGGTTATCTGCTTGGACAGCTTACAATGCTTTGGCAGCGCAAACTAAAAAAGGTTTTAGATCCGTTAGATTTAACGCAGACGCAATTTGTATTGTTAGCAGCTTTAGGCTGGCTTTCAAAAAAAAGCGATTCTGTAACACAAGTTGATATTGCCAATCAAAGTAATGCCGACAGAATGATGGTTTCTAAAGTATTGCGAACGCTGCAAGAAAAAGGTTTTATTACAAGACATGAACATGAAACTGATACAAGAGCAAAAACAATTCGATTAACGAATTCGGGAGAAACTGTTTTGCAGAAAGCTATTATTGACGTAGAAAATGCAGACATCGATTTCTTTGCCTCATTAGATGAAAATTTATCATCATTCAATTCTAATATGGTAAATCTTATTGATAGAAATAAAGCAGAATAG
- a CDS encoding VOC family protein, with amino-acid sequence MRELTFASLQVKNLEASKDFYEKKLGFEIGDTNPQACIFKYNEGKASFAIRTPLEPIEGKELGTGVALWFAVNENVDELKEKFIANEVTTAGPIIETPFGRAFHVKDLDGYKLTFLETK; translated from the coding sequence ATGAGAGAATTAACTTTTGCATCGTTACAGGTAAAAAATTTAGAAGCTTCTAAAGACTTCTATGAGAAAAAACTAGGATTTGAAATCGGTGATACTAATCCGCAGGCTTGTATTTTTAAATACAATGAAGGAAAAGCGAGTTTTGCCATTCGTACACCATTAGAACCAATTGAAGGAAAAGAATTAGGAACAGGAGTAGCGCTTTGGTTTGCAGTAAATGAAAATGTTGACGAATTGAAAGAAAAATTCATCGCCAATGAAGTAACTACTGCTGGGCCGATAATAGAAACTCCTTTTGGAAGAGCTTTTCATGTAAAAGATCTGGACGGTTATAAACTTACTTTTTTGGAGACAAAATAA